The genomic DNA ATATTTTTTAATGGTGACTAATTCAAAGCCTCAGGTCATCAATGCCTTGATTGTTTATGAAGAAGAATCGACCAACCACTTAGATACATATCAACACTTCAAACAAACGTTAGTCGCGAATACGAAGGTCGAAACGATGCCGGTCAACGTGCTTGATTCCGTCGATTTGACCAATTACGAGGTCATTTACCTTGATCAATCCATCATCGGTACACCGTCATTCAACAATGCGAAAGAACCGATACAGGATTTCGTCCGGAAAGGTGGACATTTATTCCTTGAGAACGAATTTTACAAAGAATTTCCGAAGTCGTTCCTTGGGGCAAAAGCCTTCAAAGAAATTGATGAAATCCCAGAAAACCTTGATTATCCTGTCGTAAACAGGGATATTAAGGGCGTTCAAAATACCATCAAACAATTCAGTCATGACCTTCTCCACAATCGGAATATCAAGGATGTTGATGAACTCCAATTAGGTGTTGGTGTCATACCATCAGATGCGCAGCCGATCGTTACATTTGGCGATCTATCTCTATATACCTTGAACCAATATAAAGATGGATCCGTTTTCCTTGCAAGCAAGCTGCTGCCTAATGACCAGTTCCTCACCTCATTCGATTTCAGCAAACAAAATCCGAACCAGGAATCGTTCAATTATACGTACATGACCGGGAACTACCTATTCCGGAATGAGTATCTTTCCTATGTCGCAAAAGAAATGTACGGATACTCCGTTTCAAAAGTCATCGGCACCCACGGGCGTCCAGGATTCGCGATGGAATACACAATCGAACACAAGCAAGACTTCAAAAACAATAATTTGCAATCCTTCATGGAGAAGATTCAAACAGAAAAGCTCGTCCCTTCCCTTTCTTTAGCAAGGGAGATCTATGAACCGGATACATGGAAAGAGACGATCTCATCCCACATCAATACAGGGAATCCAAGTGATCCCCTATTTGAAGGAGAACAGACCCTCTTTTCTTCAGGAACACCCCTCAAGGCCGGGAATCATACGTTAACCCTGCAGACGTATCCGCACAAAGTGAAGTTCAACGAGGAAATTAAGCTGCCCTATCGTGCTTATATTGATACAGCGGATGTGAATAAAGACGGCCACGCCGATTTAATCGCAGGAAGTGCCGATGGGAAGCTTCACTATTACGAAGGAACCAAGCAGGACAAGGATCAACCGTGGCAACTAAAGTCGAAGGGTTACCTCCGATTTGAAACCGATCAAATCATCGATCTAGGAAATTACACGACTCCAACCTTCTACGACTACAATAAGGATGGACTCGTCGATATCATTACAGGTAACCAAGCAGGAGACATTGTCGCCCTAATTCAAAATGAGGACGAACAGTTCGAAGCACCTGTTGACTTGGTCGATCAAGAAAAATCCCATTCTATGGTTGCGCCTGTAATCAGGGACATAGATGGAGACGAGATTGATGATTTGATATATGGAACTTCAGAAGGAGAAATGTTCTACCGCTTAGGAGAAAAAGAGGATACAGATAATACCTCAGAGGAAGAAAGCCTTCTTTCGTTTTCAGATGAGGAAAAGAAACTGGTCAGTACATCCGGATCCATTGAAGTGGATGGGTTCGCTGCACCTAAAATCGTGGACTATGACGACAATGACAAGCTCGATTTGCTGATTGGGATGAAGTCTGGCTACATTCATCGATATGAATTGGAAAAGTCCAATCAATGGGTTAATAAAGGATACATTGAAGGTAAGACTGAAAACCGCTTCGGAAGTAAATATCTATGGGGTGGCAAAAATT from Pseudalkalibacillus sp. SCS-8 includes the following:
- a CDS encoding VCBS repeat-containing protein, with translation MKKTIIAFTIVILLLDVYFLMVTNSKPQVINALIVYEEESTNHLDTYQHFKQTLVANTKVETMPVNVLDSVDLTNYEVIYLDQSIIGTPSFNNAKEPIQDFVRKGGHLFLENEFYKEFPKSFLGAKAFKEIDEIPENLDYPVVNRDIKGVQNTIKQFSHDLLHNRNIKDVDELQLGVGVIPSDAQPIVTFGDLSLYTLNQYKDGSVFLASKLLPNDQFLTSFDFSKQNPNQESFNYTYMTGNYLFRNEYLSYVAKEMYGYSVSKVIGTHGRPGFAMEYTIEHKQDFKNNNLQSFMEKIQTEKLVPSLSLAREIYEPDTWKETISSHINTGNPSDPLFEGEQTLFSSGTPLKAGNHTLTLQTYPHKVKFNEEIKLPYRAYIDTADVNKDGHADLIAGSADGKLHYYEGTKQDKDQPWQLKSKGYLRFETDQIIDLGNYTTPTFYDYNKDGLVDIITGNQAGDIVALIQNEDEQFEAPVDLVDQEKSHSMVAPVIRDIDGDEIDDLIYGTSEGEMFYRLGEKEDTDNTSEEESLLSFSDEEKKLVSTSGSIEVDGFAAPKIVDYDDNDKLDLLIGMKSGYIHRYELEKSNQWVNKGYIEGKTENRFGSKYLWGGKNSVPAFADINGDQIKDLLVGQIAYGDPVAIDSDEFVYQTELTSLTESLKKYATNMKPHLYLKSYKTKDDYEEELKAQRQAFEAYGLDWNQTGMTYHKNPLAEEPLNPKKLPDFEGIRWKTATHTDEEEQPNQLTIPFVRMDGKVLTGEVYHEPNIGENTPFQTYDRFDLPFSERLTSVKGDAWLKRLANYSKQMDYNNMSEQQLYKSVLAAQQTTSTLNYNPIEKVFSDFQNLLRRKLHHTVYIENNENNEIDAELIGPYNQSIGYKVELGEKYTGFLFNTDAPIYMNKGSTLYFSGKEKIKLKLATEYIDEPHIVRSNIPIEVDENNRNVTINLLDSGMQQIKVYAPEGLKLTDDEWDVEQRGRTYILTRYGGQTTLNFSYK